A single genomic interval of Romboutsia ilealis harbors:
- a CDS encoding sensor histidine kinase, translating into MDKYKNILFENPRPFIIAHLDNDRLIINETNINREKNIDISLGDIKENIEIKGLVKSTLEKNTDNITISCIKNRFNLNSKKIAENEVIIWFDIEDNLYDLSKANFLSNLTHEFKTPLNLIFSSVQLLNKKIKCNKAFSYDDIEKYLKIINQNSYRMLKLVNNISEDNKIDLGHSNYSPINANIIYFIEDICESIEPFVNSNNMSIVFDTDVEELIISFDMEKMERIILNLISNSVKFRKNNKGKIILSITHNDEFVNISVRDNGIGISKDDIGKIFEKYVRLNDERSIIKEGTGIGLSLVKSLVKLHDGEVTVDSEIGQWTEFNIKIPNKTSVKELIDTYEKDLDRVEKIRIEFSDIYA; encoded by the coding sequence GTGGATAAATATAAAAATATATTATTTGAAAATCCTCGTCCTTTTATTATTGCACATTTAGACAATGATAGATTAATTATAAATGAAACTAATATTAATCGTGAAAAGAACATAGATATTAGTCTTGGGGATATAAAAGAGAATATTGAGATAAAAGGATTAGTAAAAAGCACCTTAGAAAAAAACACAGATAATATAACTATTAGTTGTATAAAAAATAGGTTTAATCTTAATAGTAAAAAAATTGCAGAGAATGAAGTTATAATATGGTTTGATATAGAAGATAATCTATATGATTTATCTAAGGCAAATTTTTTGTCTAATTTAACTCATGAGTTTAAGACACCTCTAAACCTTATATTCAGCTCAGTGCAATTATTGAATAAAAAAATAAAATGTAATAAAGCGTTTTCGTATGATGATATAGAAAAGTATTTAAAGATAATAAATCAGAATTCATATAGAATGCTAAAACTTGTTAATAATATATCAGAAGATAATAAAATAGATTTAGGTCATAGTAACTATAGCCCTATAAATGCTAATATAATATACTTTATAGAAGATATATGTGAATCTATAGAACCATTTGTTAATTCTAATAATATGAGTATAGTTTTTGATACAGATGTAGAGGAACTTATTATTTCATTTGATATGGAAAAAATGGAGAGAATAATATTAAATCTAATATCAAATTCTGTTAAATTTAGAAAAAATAATAAAGGAAAAATTATATTATCAATAACTCATAATGATGAATTTGTAAATATAAGCGTTAGAGATAATGGAATAGGAATATCTAAAGATGATATAGGTAAAATATTTGAAAAATATGTAAGATTAAATGATGAAAGAAGTATAATAAAAGAAGGAACTGGAATTGGATTATCTTTGGTTAAATCACTTGTAAAATTACATGATGGCGAAGTAACGGTAGATAGTGAAATAGGACAATGGACAGAATTTAATATAAAAATACCTAATAAAACATCTGTGAAAGAATTAATTGACACATATGAAAAGGATTTAGATAGAGTAGAAAAAATAAGAATAGAGTTTTCTGATATATATGCCTAG